A window of the Plasmodium vivax chromosome 12, whole genome shotgun sequence genome harbors these coding sequences:
- a CDS encoding DNA-3-methyladenine glycosylase, putative (encoded by transcript PVX_117110A) has product MWEGGDIPRCKRCRVRRGRANGCSPPQGAICLRFFASVHSRPLPASCSAGEKKRKVVPPTRMNPQSDEIMQNEQRRRKRRGSLAATASSAVTKRDKPGGEEKGKKKKKIKKHTIAGANASAKANASQLESMAYVYILMEYFFENNEVTVFTEKFYLQEDVLSVTEALIGHILWVYDRGKKKLYGSRITELEAYKGSEDKASHAYNNKKTNRNATMFGRGGVSYVYLCYGIHNCLNIVTNGENIPDAILVRSLEPFYGAHDILLNRYEIHSGGSKLGGDSPGRAACAVEGDAISYDYPDGPTPPQSNHSLDKEKLQRIDSVKAILKTINMKKLAKVCSGPGCVTKCLDITRQDDRASFFSDVPPYPTQEGKLTWEGKPVGGCAAEGGDLPEGAHPASEGKNVGHDHCPPCNVRQDHCSPCRLNDLQRSRFFISICPSPSEVINFYESLVAQKREKHNYMQGLYTQHKSHLLEYLDRMKWDQEKMVVQRDKRVGVAYAEEAALYDYRFLLKGHPSISVPPK; this is encoded by the coding sequence ATGTGGGAGGGGGGAGATATACCCAGATGCAAGCGCTGCCGCGTCCGCCGGGGGCGCGCCAACGGATGTAGTCCCCCACAAGGAGCGATCTGCCTCCGCTTTTTCGCTTCCGTTCACTCGAGACCACTTCCTGCCAGCTGTTCTGctggggaaaagaaaagaaaagtagTGCCGCCCACCCGCATGAACCCCCAAAGCGATGaaataatgcaaaatgaGCAGAGGCGCAGGAAGAGGAGGGGGTCGCTGGCCGCTACTGCGTCGTCAGCAGTTACGAAGCGGGACAAgccagggggagaagaaaaaggaaaaaaaaaaaaaaaaataaaaaaacacaccATCGCAGGCGCAAATGCAAGCGCGAAGGCAAACGCCAGCCAGCTGGAAAGCATGGCCTACGTGTACATTCTAATGGAgtattttttcgaaaacaACGAGGTGACCGTTTTCacagaaaaattttacctGCAAGAAGACGTGCTGTCCGTGACGGAGGCCCTGATTGGGCATATTCTGTGGGTATATgatagggggaaaaaaaaactgtatGGGTCGAGGATAACCGAGCTGGAAGCGTACAAGGGAAGTGAAGACAAAGCATCCCATGCATATAACAATAAGAAGACAAACAGAAATGCAACCATGTTTGGGAGAGGAGGAGTCAGCTACGTCTACCTCTGCTATGGCATACACAACTGCTTAAACATAGTGACCAATGGGGAAAATATCCCCGACGCGATTTTAGTCCGATCGCTGGAGCCCTTTTATGGGGCACACGATATCCTGCTTAATAGGTATGAAATTCATTCTGGGGGGTCAAAGTTGGGAGGCGATTCCCCTGGTCGTGCTGCATGCGCGGTGGAAGGGGATGCCATTTCATATGATTACCCGGATGGGCCTACCCCCCCACAGAGCAACCACTCCTTAGATAAAGAGAAGCTCCAGAGGATCGACTCAGTGAAGGCCATTTTGAAAACcataaatatgaagaagCTGGCCAAGGTGTGCAGTGGCCCTGGATGTGTAACCAAGTGCTTGGATATTACCAGGCAGGACGATCGGGCGAGTTTTTTTTCGGACGTGCCGCCATATCCCACGCAGGAGGGGAAGCTCACTTGGGAGGGCAAACCTGTGGGTGGATGCGCTGCGGAGGGGGGCGACCTTCCAGAAGGGGCCCACCCTGCCAGCGAAGGTAAAAACGTAGGCCATGACCACTGCCCCCCATGCAACGTACGCCAGGACCACTGCTCCCCGTGCCGCCTAAACGATTTGCAGCGAAGCCGATTCTTCATTAGCATCTGCCCGAGCCCAAGTGAGGTTATAAATTTCTACGAATCTCTGGTCGCtcagaaaagggaaaagcacAACTACATGCAGGGCCTGTACACTCAGCACAAATCCCACCTGCTGGAATACCTCGACCGTATGAAGTGGGACCAGGAGAAAATGGTCGTGCAGAGGGACAAGCGGGTAGGGGTGGCCTACGCTGAGGAGGCTGCCCTGTATGACTACCGTTTTTTGCTGAAGGGCCATCCCTCCATTTCGGTCCCACCCAAGTGA
- a CDS encoding hypothetical protein, conserved (encoded by transcript PVX_117125A) → MAKKANAERQKKKKYNEIEQYEARTFNREISNKIKRKSFNLPRVKRNGIITYDDDDEDGDYGGGGGAAAAARRSGPHSGSPGEEQSKKKSKKFEKGQLKLRKMLEKIKNKKKKIKSPLEEEMTKIENKMKHCHDIRNEVAAISNSIIGNQDLHIERFDCLFFIFRESLAKGRELQRRAATRNGTSPGGGTSQSTNSEPHADELERKARYYRMANTLSCISICSVLKCITPSYKIIGSENIPGGKRSSHQGSGEQRSSSKGETNPRVNCNTGGGAPKSLSKLMLSVNKIEQSIVSYFKEFCVILKENIRHNVTLFVNLLCEIVTVNLHLSRSEGLFEYLTLYANVHTYSKRKHNVVGVAAAMAAGRGGLTKKGKTNMHTLCMKCLNTIKEIIENDSNLSFTITLVDYFTNSLFKREQNVSPNLLKVFSQISITEKKINAKLFSGEDVTDGGLAERKDDALRMKTNVCGELKIIEKNTERILDQLFLVYLCVLRGHGRHSVALVKGALQGIAHYALYVNKLLMDDVFAEVKALATGGGGGVRSADRVGSVDHADHADRPAVPPPLRLTSARIFLEMINKVTDDSFYVDCSWVANTLLSLLDVSLPYFHLGSAHFLLEQQNFVYNSFADFGKCSQGDPPSGGRQKNIGDVERAKWSNRGGAIPGEVIPTGEAPLKSRHTSEKQNFCAELLYSIELLLKTKSFTSSYNTFKSNNNQLLARLVFHLQNIAVHSDYVISFCILSVVQSILEKYPLVKSTVEEDGLVVSSVNDNLSIFFSNLLFHSCISEDLSSLSFDISLHNSDESNKASLRSYISQHVRGKDPNKVIRLDLSLSEPRMVDADTFMEYASGEGDGQSTQGGVKKLPAAPRDVTGRAVKRASFGKAPLKFTGTSANLPVYHVPPHMLTAMDFVEIVLSPYEDFMRHFQKGLERGEEQDPPDASAHRSSSHLEGSTPGGALVKQHGGVNRKAIRRPIRKGWKKRHAGKGGKKAA, encoded by the coding sequence ATGGCGAAGAAGGCTAACgcggagaggcaaaaaaagaaaaaatacaacgaAATCGAGCAGTATGAGGCGAGGACGTTCAACAGAGAAATCAGCAACAAAATTAAGAGGAAAAGTTTCAACCTGCCAAGAGTTAAGAGGAATGGAATAATCACGTATGACGATGACGACGAGGATGGTGATTacggtggggggggaggagcagcagcagcagcacgGCGGAGTGGTCCCCATAGCGGTAGCCCGGGCGAGGAACAAAGCaaaaagaagagcaaaaaatttGAGAAGGGACAACTGAAGCTGAGGAAGATgctagaaaaaataaagaacaagaagaaaaaaataaaaagtccgctggaggaagaaatgaccaaaattgaaaacaaaatgaaacacTGCCATGATATAAGAAATGAAGTGGCAGCCATTTCGAACAGCATCATTGGGAACCAGGACCTGCACATTGAGAGGTTCGACtgcctcttcttcatctttaGGGAAAGCTTGGCGAAGGGGAGGGAGCTCCAGAGGAGGGCTGCCACTCGAAATGGCACCTCCCCAGGTGGGGGCACCTCCCAAAGCACGAACAGCGAACCGCATGCCGACGAATTGGAGAGGAAGGCCAGGTACTACCGAATGGCCAACACCCTCAGCTGCATATCCATCTGCTCAGTGCTCAAGTGCATAACGCCGTCGTACAAAATTATCGGCAGTGAAAACAtcccaggggggaaaagaagttCCCACCAAGGCAGTGGAGAACAACGTAGCtcttcaaaaggggagacGAACCCACGTGTGAATTGCAACACAGGGGGAGGAGCCCCGAAGAGTCTCTCCAAGCTGATGCTAAGTGTAAACAAAATAGAGCAAAGCATAGTGAGCTACTTTAAGGAGTTCTGCGTCAtcttaaaagaaaacatcCGCCACAATGTAACTCTCTTTGTGAATCTCTTATGCGAAATAGTGACGGTGAATTTGCATCTCTCCAGAAGTGAAGGTCTTTTTGAGTACCTCACGTTGTATGCGAATGTACACACCTACTCGAAGAGGAAGCACAACGTGGTGGGGGTAGCGGCGGCGATGGCGGCGGGGAGAGGGGGGCtgaccaaaaaggggaagaccaACATGCACACCCTATGTATGAAGTGCCTCAACACgattaaagaaattatagAAAACGATTCTAACCTATCCTTTACCATAACGTTGGTGGATTATTTTACCAACTCTCTTTTTAAGAGGGAACAAAATGTGAGTCCCAATTtattaaaagttttttcccaaattaGCATCACCGAGAAGAAGATCAACGCAAAGTTATTTTCTGGTGAGGATGTAACCGATGGGGGGTTGGCGGAGCGGAAGGATGATGCGTTGAGGATGAAGACGAACGTTTGTGGGgagttaaaaattattgaaaaGAACACCGAGAGGATTTTGGACCAGCTGTTTTTAGTCTACTTGTGTGTGCTGCGGGGGCACGGGAGGCACTCCGTCGCCTTGGTGAAGGGCGCCCTGCAGGGCATAGCCCACTACGCGCTGTACGTGAATAAGCTCCTCATGGACGACGTGTTCGCGGAGGTGAAGGCGCTGgccacgggggggggcggcggtgTTAGAAGTGCTGACCGGGTTGGAAGCGTTGACCATGCTGACCATGCTGACCGCCCCGCCGTGCCCCCGCCCCTGAGACTCACCTCCGCGCGCATCTTCCTCGAAATGATAAACAAAGTGACGGACGACAGCTTCTACGTCGACTGCTCTTGGGTGGCGAACACCCTCCTCTCCCTCCTGGACGTGTCGCTGCCCTATTTCCACCTGGGCTCGGCGCACTTCCTCCTCGAGCAGCAGAATTTCGTGTACAACAGTTTCGCCGACTTTGGGAAGTGCAGCCAGGGTGATCCCCCCTCagggggaaggcaaaaaaacaTAGGCGATGTGGAGAGAGCGAAATGGAGTAACCGAGGAGGGGCAATCCCAGGAGAGGTAATCCCAACAGGGGAGGCACCCTTAAAATCCAGGCACACAAGTGAGAAACAAAACTTTTGCGCAGAGCTGCTCTACTCCATTGAGTTGCTCCTAAAAACGAAAAGCTTCACAAGTAGCTACAACACCTTCAAGTCGAATAACAATCAGTTGCTTGCCCGCCTCGTCTTCCATTTGCAGAACATCGCTGTGCACTCAGATTATGTAATTTCCTTTTGTATTCTAAGTGTGGTCCAAAgtattttagaaaaataccCTCTAGTCAAATCTACTGTAGAAGAGGACGGGCTTGTAGTCTCATCTGTTAATGATAAtctgtcaatttttttttctaatttattGTTCCATTCGTGTATTTCTGAGGACTTATCCTCCCTATCGTTTGACATCTCTTTGCATAACTCTGATGAGAGTAACAAGGCCAGTTTGAGGAGCTACATAAGTCAGCACGTGCGGGGGAAGGACCCAAATAAAGTCATCCGTTTGGATCTCTCCTTGAGTGAACCCAGAATGGTAGACGCGGACACGTTTATGGAGTACGCCTCGGGTGAAGGGGATGGGCAGTCTACCCAGGGGGGGGTTAAGAAGTTGCCTGCTGCCCCCCGTGATGTGACTGGTAGGGCGGTTAAGAGGGCATCTTTTGGGAAGGCCCCCCTCAAATTTACCGGCACAAGTGCGAACCTACCCGTTTACCACGTCCCCCCACATATGCTCACCGCGATGGACTTTGTCGAAATTGTTCTTTCCCCCTACGAGGATTTTATGAGACATTTTCAGAAGGGCCtcgaaaggggggaggaacaagACCCCCCCGATGCGAGTGCCCACCGCAGCAGCAGTCACCTGGAGGGAAGCACCCCAGGGGGGGCGCTCGTCAAACAACACGGTGGGGTAAATCGAAAGGCCATTCGAAGGCCCATTCGGAAGGGGTGGAAGAAGCGTCACGCGGGGAAGGGCGGCAAAAAAGCAGCTTGA
- a CDS encoding rhoptry protein, putative (encoded by transcript PVX_117120A), translating to MHPANKEEGNQAPAAKLDFPDSASDDQISVDQENVWDADLNIADDDLLVLGDVLHFFFFHLLHLAGDAPMEGHTEERREDLTGGHPVGGEECQIGDPPEGRKQGGASNCAEEESQTKQTPNTGEQLNDKGSPNVNMHYDEQFVGNSGKGTNAEEPLSPPPHESNAAEEECPPDRTNQNCTNYAVQMDMLKMDPFFDEKGENRLNSAGDENVGGNLQKGSDKSDLLPHQTTPLNGSMEKSGGASQLGEEQPDVATQDGGPIRAEVDTTTQLKRQCEILKKKLKEYEKKNLQETVEKKKMLEKLQTYERNCNHISSKCDEYEKKVQQLRLQMEQNKNENKRREEEMKENMTKAGEELSRKELTIQEMKNLMEEYKREINESEHSLMQKEEAKRKDQLMHKKEVQNLEQKITQLEKQLGNKEEEISQLKNRNKQLNEEYTFLKMKEEKNEQNICNLKSNLQMNEKESFVKYEMIQEQNNQIEQLLMENKKNVKGIELLKNEKNKVESENEILKKDLLYVQEKLKGIEKHSYDIYEMKNYVESVIEKNKSLMEQLEMEKNQKEELKGKIKFFLTEMNNSAICLKAYKMKCSFFVDALRKCEERMGLLRRKLKGYESGQSFHARWGAHPALGVALGGGAADPAENLGDNRAENLGDKRVDNPGDYRSDNPGDFHQSRVKQTILLREELQMEIKKAEEVAEKMLKLQNTVKDKNLLINEKNYKLNKYKLLNQNLKKAIVGYQNSMKAMKENIHNLEKQIEMKEVKSITVPPKVTVHVSKLASFENNLKNELKGLIGNSSTFLESTFKYINENPLKKNLQNKAFFLSAAEKKSDDGERGRAPKEAPASTSTVSNAEGAVPNLANTSIGISGIGINGIGTGSSGSIGTAIPGDGSLADVTGFAKNFIYTNMNRIPNFISDQNGKNSSAQLGAAARSESPNRSGDAVVRKNDGAAVEGNHTGAKQVEANQVEASRRADRQVEPNQAERPKPDAKPEGNNRYIDLFMGKKNLNKVSSTSDILNVQHVSQFYANTENKIKDLFDMNKKKDSPKIKEKEESQKGFHSSENAFFPMHIFGGSKPKEGLPARPGDAKNEGELGCSPPSTENSNKYDLVGCKKKSLNSLYYDNNAAAEGNTKEAKETDKRPEKVQPSSSDEDAQINDDVWNEKIDLENFEEEEL from the exons ATGCATCCGGCGAACAAGGAGGAGGGGAACCAAGCACCCGCCGCGAAGCTAGATTTTCCGGACAGCGCATCAGACGACCAAATCAGCGTAGACCAGGAAAATGTCTGGGACGCGGACTTGAACATTGCAGACGATGACCTCCTTGTATTGGGCGACG tgcttcattttttttttttccatctttTACACCTTGCAGGGGATGCACCTATGGAGGGACACACGGAGGAACGAAGAGAAGACTTAACTGGTGGACACCCTGTGGGGGGTGAAGAATGCCAAATTGGGGACCCCCCGGAGGGGAGGAAACAGGGGGGGGCCTCAAATTGTGCTGAAGAAGAGAGTCAGACGAAGCAGACCCCAAATACGGGTGAGCAATTGAACGACAAAGGCTCTCCAAATGTGAATATGCATTATGATGAACAGTTTGTAGGCAATTCAGGCAAAGGGACAAATGCGGAGGAACccctttctcccccccctcatgAATCAAACGCTGCCGAGGAGGAATGCCCCCCAGATCGAACCAAccaaaattgtacaaattaTGCTGTACAAATGGATATGCTCAAAAtggaccccttttttgacgaaaagggtgaaaatcgcctgaacagtGCAGGCGATGAAAATGTAGGGGGAAAtctccaaaaaggaagcgaCAAATCGGATTTGCTGCCACATCAGACTACCCCCCTGAATGGGTCGATGGAGAAAAGTGGGGGAGCCTCCCAACTGGGTGAAGAACAACCCGATGTTGCCACACAAGACGGGGGACCCATCCGAGCAGAAGTGGACACCACCACGCAGCTGAAGAGGCAatgtgaaattttaaaaaaaaaattaaaggaatATGAGAAGAAGAACTTACAAGAAAcagttgagaaaaaaaaaatgctggaAAAACTGCAGACGTACGAGAGGAATTGCAATCATATTAGCAGCAAATGTGATGAGTATGAAAAGAAGGTACAGCAGCTGCGCCTCcaaatggaacaaaataaaaatgaaaacaaacggagggaagaagaaatgaaGGAGAATATGACCAAAGCGGGAGAGGAGCTATCGAGGAAAGAGCTAACCATacaggaaatgaaaaacttaATGGAAGAATACAAACGGGAGATAAACGAATCGGAACACAGCCTTATGCAGAAGGAAGAGGCAAAACGGAAGGACCAACTgatgcacaaaaaagaagtacaaaatttggaacaaaaaattacccaATTGGAGAAACAGCTAGGCaacaaggaggaggaaatttCTCAACTGAAAAACAGAAACAAACAACTGAACGAGGAATACActttcctcaaaatgaaggaagaaaaaaatgaacaaaatatttgcaaCTTAAAGTCAAACCTTCAGatgaatgaaaaagaaagcttcgtaaaatatgaaatgaTCCAAGAGCAGAACAATCAAATTGAGCAACTACttatggaaaataaaaaaaacgtgaaaGGAATAGAATTGCtgaagaatgaaaagaacaaagtggaaagtgaaaatgaaattttaaagaaagaTCTGCTGTACGTACAGGAGAAATTAAAAGGCATCGAAAAACACAGCTACGATATttacgaaatgaaaaattatgtgGAGAGTGTTattgagaaaaataaaagtttaaTGGAACAGTTggagatggaaaaaaatcaaaaggaggaactgaaagggaaaataaaattcttcCTCACCGAAATGAATAACTCTGCGATATGTCTTAAGGcgtacaaaatgaagtgtTCTTTCTTTGTTGATGCTTTGAGGAAGTGTGAGGAGAGGATGGGTCTCCTTCGGAGGAAGCTCAAGGGTTACGAGTCTGGGCAGAGCTTCCATGCCAGGTGGGGCGCGCATCCCGCGTTGGGCGTagccctgggggggggagcagctgaCCCAGCAGAAAATTTGGGTGACAATCGAGCGGAAAATCTGGGTGACAAACGAGTAGACAACCCGGGCGACTACCGATCGGACAACCCGGGCGACTTCCACCAAAGTCGCGTCAAACAAACCATCCTCCTCAGGGAGGAACTCCAAATGGAGataaaaaaggcagaagAAGTCGCAGAAAAAATGCTGAAGCTGCAAAACACAGTGAAGGACAAAAATTTGctcataaatgaaaaaaactaCAAACTGAACAAGTACAAGCTCCTAAACCAAAATCTGAAAAAGGCCATCGTAGGGTACCAAAATAGCATGAAGGCAATGAAAGAAAACATACACAACttagaaaaacaaattgaaatGAAAGAAGTGAAGAGTATAACGGTCCCACCGAAGGTCACCGTGCACGTGTCAAAGCTAGCttcatttgaaaataatttaaaaaacgaGCTCAAGGGGCTCATTGGAAACTCCTCCACCTTCTTGGAAAGCACCTTTaagtatataaatgaaaatccCCTTAAAAAGAACCTCCAGAATAAGGCCTTCTTTTTGTCTGCCGCGGAGAAGAAGAGTGACGACGGGGAGAGGGGGCGCGCCCCCAAGGAGGCCCCCGCAAGTACCAGTACTGTGTCCAACGCGGAGGGGGCGGTACCCAATTTGGCTAACACGAGTATCGGTATCAGCGGCATCGGAATCAACGGCATCGGTACCGGAAGCAGCGGCAGCATCGGAACGGCCATCCCCGGCGATGGCAGCCTCGCGGATGTCACCGGGTTCgccaaaaattttatttacactAATATGAATCGAATCCCCAACTTCATCTCCGACCAGAACGGTAAAAACAGCTCCGCGCAGTTGGGCGCTGCGGCGAGGAGCGAGTCTCCCAACAGGAGCGGAGACGCGGTCGTTCGGAAGAATGATGGAGCAGCGGTGGAGGGAAATCACACGGGGGCAAAGCAGGTGGAGGCAAACCAGGTGGAAGCCAGCCGCAGAGCGGATAGACAGGTAGAGCCGAACCAGGCGGAGCGCCCCAAGCCAGACGCAAAGCCCGAGGGAAACAACAGATACATCGACCTGTTCATGGGGAAAAAGAACCTGAACAAGGTCAGCAGCACAAGTGACATTTTGAACGTGCAACACGTTTCGCAGTTTTATGCAAAcacggaaaataaaattaaggaCTTATTTgatatgaacaaaaagaaggacTCTccgaaaataaaagaaaaggaggaatcTCAGAAAGGATTCCATTCTAGTGAAAAtgcctttttccccatgCACATCTTCGGTGGCAGCAAACCGAAAGAGGGGTTGCCAGCCCGGCCGggggatgcaaaaaatgaaggcgaATTAGGTTGTTCCCCCCCGTCTACGGAGAACTCCAATAAGTACGACCTCGTTGGGTGCAAAAAGAAGTCCCTAAATAGCTTATATTATGATAACAACGCAGCAGCGGAGGGGAATACAAAAGAGGCAAAGGAAACAGACAAACGTCCGGAGAAGGTGCAGCCCAGTTCGTCTGACGAAGACGCACAAATAAACGACGACGTGTGGAATGAGAAAATCGATTTGGAGAACTTCGAAGAGGAGgagttgtaa
- a CDS encoding hypothetical protein, conserved (encoded by transcript PVX_117115A): MDSSWTHAIGVCLSTVVSVVEAVGITLVRKSHIIYAKYEKLLEATECDSASEGDESGGEEKQGGKKRKMKTKRKCSFLNISIKSLQISGRICHRKGKVKESEDGGHQLVKRTPSSGTNGGEDGEEEEDPLSSSLMEKSLSVNLAPRDGSHFDQGYFSPFNISSEGEKIGPRKYAYITRTNNPTEEHKREEGAKQSHQTKWAKNCDDSSAEWLNEPLDVHPSSCHLGGEKHPPRWSNLSARGINKKVKRREKCLWLSKGPTSHTLGKPKRSIFYTPFCSEKKGKEWKRLLILNGHCRKSKTGVEGKNYSTCGDSTQRGLPHLGVTPPVEDAAAGPHNNNMIMMSISHIKMSTPFKSESPNRGVPDGDKMYYCSFRSDRFADRLSGDTGCSEQEGGARAEASLSKNGHENGLQNGRKNSPQNSPQNGRENLLGRPGEKEKYSDEEEITRCSSLKMDHENGGGCPDSTTTHLPSDVEGAHSNVRTKSYICFYLGIALTSFIAPALNIFNNIFLPMSMVGFVSVRLMCSLLLERFVLKEQQSIYLYVGIPFSTLGLTLITVCSASDNTFKDLDSVLGLFITGESIALLSCEMFFAFMVAFLSVSHLDAGTSTEWGGEHTQGGVPSEGELFSSKFNASIQREGRHPNWKRKGGSFFFFFSPVSSGIMGSLATIFSKATFIGLVSVLLNEQLTLRHFFLNYKVALLIILTIICSFAEIAYTPFLLKYYTLTHVVSLKSFGNISFNAVNGMAIFDERPSCVYAWTSGFLLILVGIILLSYKNVIPKALRLFNQQCRQKA, encoded by the exons ATGGACTCCTCGTGGACCCACGCCATCGGGGTATGCTTAAGCACCGTCGTTTCCGTTGTAGAGGCAGTTGGAATCACACTGGTGAGGAAGAGCCACATCATTTATGCAAAATATGAGAAGCTTCTCGAGGCGACCGAGTGCGATAGCGCCAGCGAGGGGGATGAAAGcgggggagaggaaaaacaggggggaaaaaaaaggaaaatgaagacgaaaaggaaatgctcctttttaaacatttcgaTAAAGAGTCTACAAATCAGTGGACGCATTTGCCACCGAAAGGGGAAGGTAAAAGAAAGCGAAGACGGGGGGCACCAGTTGGTTAAGAGGACCCCTTCGAGTGGCACCAACGGTGGGGAAgatggagaagaagaagaggacccACTAAGCAGCAGCCTCATGGAAAAATCGTTAAGCGTAAATTTAGCACCCCGAGATGGTAGCCATTTCGACCAGGGCTACTTTTCCCCATTTAATATTTCCTCGGAGGGTGAAAAAATAGGCCCGCGAAAATATGCCTACATAACACGGACGAATAACCCGACGGAAGAGCACAAACGGGAAGAAGGCGCCAAGCAGAGCCATCAAACCAAGTGGGCCAAAAATTGTGATGACTCATCTGCCGAGTGGCTGAACGAACCATTGGACGTCCACCCGAGTAGTTGTCACCTCGGCGGGGAAAAGCATCCACCTAGATGGAGCAACCTTTCAGCGAggggaataaataaaaaagtgaaaaggagggagaagtgcTTGTGGCTATCGAAAGGGCCCACTTCTCACACGTTAGGGAAGCCCAAACgaagtattttttacacCCCCTTCTGCAGTGAGAAAAAGGGCAAAGAATGGAAGAGGCTCCTCATTCTAAATGGCCACTGTAGGAAGAGCAAAACGGGGGTGGAAGGGAAGAACTATTCTACATGTGGTGATTCCACACAAAGGggacttccccatttgggagtGACCCCCCCTGTGGAAGATGCAGCTGCGGGGCCTCACAACAACAACATGATAATGATGAGCATTTCGCACATAAAAATGTCTACGCCTTTTAAAAGTGAAAGCCCCAATAGGGGGGTGCCTGATGGGGATAAAATGTATTACTGCTCGTTTCGGTCCGATCGGTTCGCAGACAGGCTGAGTGGCGACACGGGGTGTAGCGAGCAGGAAGGGGGCGCGCGCGCCGAGGCTTCGCtcagcaaaaatgggcatgAAAATGGGCTACAAAATGGTCGTAAAAATAGCCCTCAAAATAGCCCTCAAAATGGGCGCGAAAACTTGCTGGGGAGGccgggggaaaaggaaaaatacagCGACGAGGAAGAAATCACGAGGTGCTCCAGCCTCAAAATGGATCACGAGAATGGAGGTGGCTGCCCGGACTCCACCACCACACATCTGCCATCAGATGTCGAAGGTGCTCACTCGAATGTAAGAACAAAAAGCTACATTTGCTTCTACCTAGGAATAGCCCTAACAAGCTTTATAGCCCCTGCCCTTAACATATTCAATAACATATTTCTGCCTATGTCTATGGTCGGCTTCGTCAGCGTGAGACTCATGTGCTCATTGCTGCTGGAAAGATTTGTGCTGAAGGAGCAGCAATCAATTTACTTATACGTGGGTATCCCTTTTTCCACCCTGGGCCTAACACTAATCACCGTGTGCTCTGCCAGTGATAATACCTTCAAAGATTTAGATTCCGTTTTGGGGTTATTCATAACAGGTGAATCGATAGCGTTGCTCAGCTGCGAGATGTTCTTCGCCTTTATGGTGGCCTTTCTTTCGGTGAGCCACTTAGACGCAGGCACTTCCACAGAATGGGGTGGTGAACACACACAAGGAGGGGTTCCCTCAGAAGGGGAGCTCTTTAGCTCAAAATTTAATGCGAGTATACAGCGAGAGGGTAGACATCCAAATTGGaagcgaaagggggggagttttttcttcttcttctcccccgtcTCATCAGGAATTATGGGATCCTTGGCGACCATTTTCTCCAAGGCGACCTTCATCGGGCTGGTGTCCGTGCTGCTAAACGAGCAGTTGACCCTAcgtcatttctttttaaattataaagtaGCTCTCCTCATTATCCTCACCATCATTTGCTCCTTTGCCGAAATTGCATACACGCCCTTTTTGCTAAAGTATTACACCCTTACACATGTAGTGTCGCTGAAGAGCTTCGGGAATATCTCCTTCAATGCGGTCAACGGGATGGCCATTTTCGAC gagaGACCCTCGTGCGTGTACGCCTGGACCTCCGGCTTCCTCCTAATCCTCGTGGGAATCATTCTCCTATCATACAAAAACGTCATCCCCAAAGCGCTGCGCCTCTTCAACCAGCAGTGCCGCCAGAAGGCATGA